A portion of the Microbacterium hominis genome contains these proteins:
- a CDS encoding DUF4242 domain-containing protein — MERFIIEREIPGAGELSQAELAEIARASNAVVDSLGEPYTWVTSYVAGDKIYCVHEAPSADVILEHARRGGFPADKVTVIANEIGPRTAEVAAVS, encoded by the coding sequence ATGGAGCGGTTCATCATCGAGCGCGAGATCCCCGGTGCTGGAGAACTCTCGCAGGCAGAGCTGGCGGAGATCGCGCGGGCCTCGAACGCCGTCGTCGATTCGCTCGGCGAGCCCTACACGTGGGTGACGAGCTACGTCGCCGGCGACAAGATCTACTGCGTGCATGAGGCGCCGAGTGCCGATGTGATCCTCGAGCACGCCCGTCGAGGCGGGTTCCCCGCCGACAAGGTGACCGTCATCGCGAACGAGATCGGTCCGCGCACGGCCGAGGTCGCGGCCGTCAGCTGA
- a CDS encoding HNH endonuclease signature motif containing protein — protein MDDHERSLRENAASAAIADDCAAIGASIAAAEARLMRRLADAWMLANEQTERIESADSRRRDMPLRCMASQISVETHVHDRTVQRRMHDSWRLVTQFAATVAALEAGRISKGHAEVVLDTGGRLDDDVREAFETVVLEWATAETVGRTRAYARQLAEKLDPRTMLERHAEAADERSITVHDLDDGMSQIVALVPTVYAHAVLDRLTRQGHAIRDADRAARRAAREREDVAGGAGVDGERRDTSSDDGVAVAAGEVGGPFDDRTLDQIRADVFVDTLLTGAPAVDPTDDVGAGGLGAIRAQVQITMPLTTLTGVTQGGVEIDGKAPIDPEAGRFLSGAAPVWDRVMYDPVSAVVVAVDRYRPSSAQVRLLQARDRHCRFPGCRMPARRCQVDHNLEHHEDGATSVDNLACLCVRHRTMKTETEWTVRQLPGGHLEWRSPSRRSYPDHPPRVVFVSDPDPAPF, from the coding sequence GTGGACGACCATGAGCGATCGCTCCGAGAGAACGCGGCGAGCGCGGCGATCGCCGATGACTGTGCCGCCATCGGCGCCTCGATCGCTGCGGCAGAGGCCAGGCTCATGCGGCGGCTGGCCGATGCCTGGATGCTGGCGAACGAGCAGACCGAGCGGATCGAGTCCGCGGACTCCCGTCGTCGGGACATGCCGCTGCGGTGCATGGCCTCGCAGATCAGCGTCGAGACGCACGTGCATGACCGCACGGTGCAGCGGCGCATGCACGATTCCTGGCGACTGGTGACCCAGTTCGCCGCCACGGTGGCGGCGCTCGAAGCGGGGCGCATCTCGAAGGGCCATGCCGAGGTGGTCCTCGACACCGGCGGACGGCTCGACGACGACGTGCGCGAGGCATTCGAGACCGTCGTGCTGGAGTGGGCCACCGCCGAGACCGTCGGCCGAACGCGGGCGTATGCGCGGCAGCTGGCGGAGAAGCTCGATCCGCGCACGATGCTCGAGCGTCACGCCGAGGCCGCCGACGAGCGTTCGATCACGGTCCACGATCTCGACGATGGAATGTCGCAGATCGTCGCCCTCGTCCCCACGGTCTATGCGCATGCCGTCCTCGACCGGCTGACGCGGCAGGGGCACGCGATCCGCGATGCCGATCGTGCCGCGCGACGGGCGGCCCGTGAGCGGGAGGATGTGGCGGGTGGTGCAGGCGTCGACGGCGAGAGGCGTGATACCTCGTCCGACGACGGGGTTGCGGTTGCCGCGGGCGAGGTCGGCGGTCCGTTCGACGACCGCACCCTCGACCAGATTCGCGCCGATGTGTTCGTCGACACGCTCCTCACCGGTGCGCCTGCCGTCGACCCGACCGACGACGTCGGCGCGGGAGGTCTCGGCGCGATCCGCGCACAGGTGCAGATCACGATGCCCCTGACCACCCTCACCGGCGTGACGCAGGGTGGGGTCGAGATCGACGGCAAAGCGCCGATCGACCCGGAGGCCGGTCGGTTCCTCTCCGGGGCTGCGCCGGTGTGGGACCGGGTCATGTACGACCCCGTCTCGGCGGTCGTCGTCGCCGTCGACCGGTATCGGCCGTCGTCCGCTCAGGTGCGACTCCTGCAGGCGCGGGATCGACACTGCCGGTTCCCCGGATGCCGCATGCCGGCGCGCAGATGCCAGGTCGACCACAACCTCGAACACCACGAGGATGGGGCGACCAGCGTCGACAACCTCGCCTGCCTGTGTGTGCGCCATCGCACGATGAAGACCGAGACGGAGTGGACGGTCCGGCAGCTCCCGGGTGGTCACCTCGAATGGCGCAGCCCCTCCCGTCGCAGCTACCCCGACCATCCGCCGCGGGTCGTGTTCGTGTCCGATCCCGACCCGGCGCCGTTCTGA
- a CDS encoding FAD-binding and (Fe-S)-binding domain-containing protein yields the protein MAETSRVKTRALDRVAYASDASHFLLTPSAVVVAEDAAEIARILRAATAAGSPIAFRSGGTSLSGQGATDGILVDVRRGFRRVDVLDGGRRVRAQPGATVRQVNAILARHGRRLGPDPASEAACTIGGVVSNNSSGMACGIVENTYRTLESLVFVLPSGTVVDTAAPDADAALTAAEPELVAGLERLRQRVSGNADSVSRIERAFAMKNTMGYGVNAFLDFASPADLLAHLVIGSEGTLAFVAEATYRTVPLHSHIATALAVFPDLDAATRALPGLVSTGAATLELMDSTSIRVGRTLRDAPAAIRGFELRDQAALLVEYQADDEHALAALVDAATPALADHPLVAPAALSTDPRERAAAWKLRKGLYATVAGARPSGTTALLEDVVVPVSELASTCGELQVLFERYGYRDSVIFGHAKDGNIHFMLTDRFETDEQLARFSGFTEDMVDLVLDAGGNLKAEHGTGRAMAAYVRRQYGDELYGVMCELKRLCDPAGILNPGVIIDEDPRAHMANIKLAETIEVEADRCVECGYCEPVCPSKDITLTPRQRIVARRAIARAAAAGDDRLVGELERDYDYGGVQTCAVDGMCQTACPVLINTGALVKRLRSEKTTAPAAAGWDAAARSWGAVTRVGAAALSIADALPAGVVTSSTDAARTLVGDDTVPRYAADLPRGGRARRRWTPGIGPRDETPLAVYVPACVNSMFGPAAGGIGVTDAFARLAERASVRLIVPDAVESLCCGTPWSSKGFTTGRERMAERVAASLSDGIGRSIPLVTDASSCTEGFAQLLEARGIPVEVEDAVAFTRRVIVPRLGAFAPTLDALTLHPTCSSRQLGLDPVLVELGRLVAREVTIPDDWGCCAFAGDRGMLHPELTASATSAEAAEVRALDAEAHASCNRTCELGMTRATGQEYSHVLELLEEATRPAS from the coding sequence GTGGCCGAGACATCCCGCGTCAAGACCCGAGCGCTCGACCGCGTCGCCTACGCGAGCGACGCCTCCCACTTCCTCCTCACCCCGTCGGCCGTCGTGGTCGCCGAGGATGCCGCTGAAATCGCCCGCATCCTGCGCGCCGCCACGGCCGCCGGATCTCCGATCGCCTTCCGCTCCGGCGGCACGAGCCTGTCCGGCCAGGGCGCGACCGACGGCATCCTCGTCGACGTACGTCGGGGATTCCGTCGGGTCGATGTTCTCGACGGCGGTCGACGCGTGCGGGCGCAGCCCGGCGCGACCGTCCGTCAGGTGAACGCGATCCTGGCCCGGCACGGCCGGCGACTCGGCCCCGACCCCGCGAGCGAGGCCGCGTGCACGATCGGCGGCGTGGTCAGCAACAACTCCAGCGGCATGGCGTGCGGGATCGTCGAGAACACCTACCGCACCCTGGAGTCGCTGGTCTTCGTGCTCCCGTCGGGCACGGTGGTCGACACGGCCGCCCCCGATGCCGACGCGGCACTCACCGCCGCCGAGCCGGAGCTGGTCGCCGGTCTCGAGCGCCTCCGACAGCGCGTGTCGGGGAATGCGGACTCGGTGTCGCGCATCGAGCGCGCATTCGCGATGAAGAACACGATGGGCTACGGCGTCAACGCCTTCCTGGACTTCGCCTCTCCCGCGGATCTCCTCGCCCACCTCGTCATCGGGAGCGAAGGCACGCTCGCCTTCGTCGCCGAGGCGACCTATCGGACGGTTCCCCTCCACTCCCACATCGCGACCGCTCTCGCCGTGTTCCCCGATCTGGATGCCGCGACACGGGCCCTGCCCGGTCTCGTGTCGACGGGGGCGGCGACCCTCGAGCTGATGGATTCGACGAGCATTCGCGTCGGGCGGACGCTGCGGGACGCACCGGCGGCGATCCGCGGCTTCGAGCTGCGCGACCAGGCAGCGCTCCTGGTCGAGTACCAGGCCGACGACGAGCACGCTCTCGCCGCCCTCGTGGATGCCGCCACCCCTGCCCTGGCAGATCACCCGCTGGTCGCCCCTGCCGCGCTCTCCACGGACCCTCGCGAGCGCGCCGCGGCGTGGAAGCTCCGCAAGGGCCTGTACGCCACGGTGGCCGGCGCGCGACCGTCGGGCACGACCGCGCTCCTGGAGGACGTCGTGGTGCCGGTCTCGGAGCTCGCATCGACGTGCGGCGAGCTGCAGGTGCTGTTCGAGCGTTACGGGTATCGCGACAGCGTGATCTTCGGACACGCCAAGGACGGCAACATCCACTTCATGCTGACCGACCGATTCGAGACCGACGAGCAGCTCGCGCGGTTCAGCGGGTTCACCGAGGACATGGTCGACCTCGTGCTCGACGCCGGGGGCAACCTCAAGGCCGAGCACGGCACCGGGCGCGCGATGGCCGCGTACGTTCGCCGCCAGTACGGCGACGAGCTGTACGGGGTGATGTGCGAGCTCAAGCGTCTGTGCGATCCGGCCGGCATCCTCAACCCGGGCGTCATCATCGACGAGGACCCCCGCGCGCACATGGCGAACATCAAGCTCGCCGAGACCATCGAGGTCGAAGCCGATCGCTGCGTGGAATGCGGGTACTGCGAGCCCGTGTGCCCGAGCAAGGACATCACGCTCACGCCCCGTCAGCGCATCGTCGCGCGCCGCGCGATCGCGCGGGCCGCTGCGGCGGGCGACGACCGCCTCGTGGGCGAGCTCGAGCGCGACTACGACTACGGGGGCGTCCAGACGTGCGCCGTCGACGGGATGTGCCAGACCGCGTGCCCGGTGCTGATCAACACCGGAGCGCTCGTCAAGCGTCTGCGCAGCGAGAAGACGACAGCGCCCGCCGCGGCGGGGTGGGACGCCGCCGCGCGGTCCTGGGGAGCTGTCACGCGCGTCGGTGCGGCCGCCCTCTCGATCGCCGACGCCCTGCCCGCGGGCGTGGTCACGTCGTCGACGGATGCCGCGCGCACGCTCGTCGGCGACGACACCGTGCCGCGCTACGCCGCCGACCTGCCTCGGGGCGGGCGCGCGCGCCGGCGGTGGACGCCGGGGATCGGGCCGCGCGACGAGACGCCGCTGGCGGTGTACGTCCCCGCCTGCGTCAACAGCATGTTCGGCCCCGCGGCAGGCGGCATCGGCGTCACCGACGCGTTCGCCCGACTCGCGGAACGCGCGAGTGTCCGGCTCATCGTCCCCGACGCTGTCGAGTCGCTGTGTTGCGGCACCCCCTGGAGCTCGAAGGGATTCACGACCGGGCGCGAGCGCATGGCGGAGCGCGTCGCCGCTTCTCTGTCCGACGGCATCGGGCGCAGCATCCCGCTCGTCACCGACGCCTCCAGCTGCACCGAGGGCTTCGCACAGCTGCTCGAGGCGCGCGGGATCCCCGTCGAGGTCGAGGATGCGGTCGCCTTCACCCGGCGCGTGATCGTCCCGCGACTGGGCGCGTTCGCGCCGACCCTCGATGCCCTCACGCTGCATCCCACCTGTTCCTCGCGCCAGCTCGGGCTCGATCCCGTCCTCGTCGAGCTCGGACGCCTCGTCGCGCGGGAGGTGACGATTCCGGACGACTGGGGCTGCTGCGCGTTCGCCGGCGACCGCGGGATGCTGCATCCCGAGCTCACCGCGTCCGCCACCTCCGCGGAGGCCGCCGAGGTGCGCGCCCTCGACGCGGAAGCGCACGCCTCGTGCAACCGCACGTGCGAACTCGGCATGACCCGGGCCACCGGCCAGGAGTACAGCCACGTGCTGGAACTGCTCGAGGAGGCGACGCGTCCTGCGTCGTGA
- a CDS encoding ATP-binding protein, with translation MPLVERDDQLNVLGGLAERLPRGSVVLIGAEAGAGKSALLREFATRIPPTMAVRAGRCDDLATPASFAPLWDMVETLPTAVAKALSGRGGRVSAALTAALRRRPSVLILDDIHWADEATVDLIGHLSRRIDELPVLLCLSFRSDEVDRDHHLRRALGEIERAAVRIELPALTLHGVRSLAETAGVDAGVDIDRLYARSGGNAFFVTELLANPATEHSRAVSGAVLARVASLPQTTWRVLEAAALAPQGIPLDLLDDLGPDAADDADRAIERGLLEATATKLRCRHDLVRVALAEHIPPVRRRQVHQRLVDLLAPRAATTADVAQVASHAVSAGDSARAAAFSLRAAERAADDGAHREAVRHLVNALENRGHLTVQDTDRALETCAIEAYFTHALDLALDCALELRARAEDHAPAERGRRTAWCSRLAFYGGDGERAVALAEESIALFADGVDPLREAYARWWRASLLGAHEETRRLGDLTIARAKAAGELSIAAHVLVSADGSEDDTSGAAIDRLTEGLDLARRSGTDEQTARAYCNLAYLTVVDRRLDAADAWLAEGLDWTWAEDLTFWWDAMVDTRAMLRMFRGAWDDALDDCAQTIDGNRALRWQVCAASTRAAILLRRDARGASEALDFADATAGDAGPDGLFAAAVNAEAAWTSGADPSRALDQLGRQLSMGSPNPWLVGGVTFWLAKIDPDLVSPAMRARSPEPIALELRGDRRGAAEAWRSLGCRFESAVLDGLGDDPAALRRAFTELTAVGAAATLARLRRLAHARGIRAVPRGARTATAADPDGLTPRQLDVLALLGERLTDAQIARRLTISEKTAGHHVSAILARLGVGDRHEAGAHARARTAATPSATGHPRDPVS, from the coding sequence ATGCCGCTCGTGGAGCGCGACGATCAGCTGAACGTGCTCGGCGGCCTCGCGGAGAGGCTGCCGAGGGGCTCCGTCGTGCTGATCGGGGCCGAGGCCGGCGCCGGGAAGTCCGCCCTCCTGCGCGAGTTCGCGACCCGCATTCCCCCCACGATGGCCGTGCGCGCCGGCCGGTGCGACGACCTCGCGACCCCGGCGTCGTTCGCCCCGCTCTGGGACATGGTCGAGACCCTCCCGACTGCCGTCGCGAAGGCACTCTCCGGCAGGGGCGGCCGGGTCTCGGCGGCGCTGACGGCGGCGCTGCGTCGGCGGCCGAGCGTGCTGATCCTCGACGACATCCACTGGGCTGACGAGGCGACCGTCGATCTGATCGGCCACCTCTCCCGGCGGATCGATGAGCTGCCGGTGCTGCTGTGCCTCTCGTTCCGCAGCGACGAAGTGGATCGGGACCACCACCTGCGCCGCGCGCTCGGCGAGATCGAGCGCGCGGCGGTGCGCATCGAGCTGCCGGCGCTCACCCTGCACGGCGTGCGCTCGCTCGCCGAGACGGCCGGCGTCGACGCCGGCGTCGACATCGACCGGCTCTATGCCCGGTCCGGCGGCAATGCCTTCTTCGTCACGGAACTGCTCGCGAACCCGGCGACGGAGCACTCACGGGCGGTGTCGGGTGCCGTGCTCGCACGCGTGGCGAGCCTCCCGCAGACGACGTGGCGCGTCCTGGAGGCAGCGGCGCTCGCCCCCCAGGGAATCCCGTTGGACCTGCTCGACGATCTCGGCCCCGACGCCGCCGACGATGCCGACCGCGCTATCGAGCGGGGGCTGCTCGAGGCGACCGCGACCAAGCTGCGCTGTCGACACGATCTCGTGCGCGTCGCGCTCGCCGAGCACATTCCTCCGGTGCGCCGCCGTCAGGTGCACCAACGCCTGGTCGACTTACTCGCGCCACGCGCAGCGACGACCGCGGACGTCGCGCAGGTCGCTTCGCATGCGGTGAGCGCCGGTGACTCCGCGCGCGCTGCCGCGTTCTCGCTGCGTGCGGCCGAACGGGCCGCCGACGACGGGGCGCACCGCGAGGCGGTGCGGCACCTCGTGAATGCGCTGGAGAACCGCGGACACCTGACCGTGCAGGATACCGATCGCGCGCTCGAGACGTGCGCGATCGAGGCCTACTTCACGCATGCGCTGGATCTCGCGTTGGACTGCGCGCTCGAGCTGCGCGCACGCGCGGAGGACCATGCGCCGGCCGAGCGCGGCCGACGCACGGCCTGGTGTTCGCGGCTCGCCTTCTACGGCGGCGATGGGGAGCGCGCCGTCGCGCTCGCCGAGGAGAGCATCGCGCTGTTCGCCGACGGAGTCGATCCGCTGCGCGAGGCCTATGCACGCTGGTGGCGCGCGAGTCTCCTCGGCGCGCACGAGGAGACCCGACGGCTCGGCGATCTGACGATCGCGCGCGCGAAGGCGGCCGGTGAGCTCTCGATCGCCGCGCACGTGCTCGTGAGCGCCGACGGGTCCGAGGACGACACCAGCGGGGCCGCGATCGATCGTCTCACCGAGGGCCTCGACCTGGCCCGCCGTTCCGGCACTGATGAGCAGACAGCACGGGCGTACTGCAATCTGGCCTACCTCACGGTGGTGGATCGCCGCCTCGATGCTGCGGACGCCTGGCTCGCGGAAGGACTGGACTGGACCTGGGCGGAGGACCTCACGTTCTGGTGGGACGCGATGGTCGACACCCGCGCGATGCTCCGGATGTTCCGCGGCGCCTGGGACGACGCCCTCGATGACTGCGCGCAGACCATCGACGGGAACCGTGCTCTGCGCTGGCAGGTATGCGCCGCCAGCACGCGCGCCGCGATTCTGCTGCGACGTGACGCCCGGGGCGCATCGGAGGCGCTCGACTTCGCGGATGCGACCGCTGGCGACGCCGGTCCCGACGGCCTCTTCGCCGCCGCGGTCAACGCCGAGGCGGCATGGACCTCCGGGGCGGACCCGTCGCGCGCCCTGGACCAGCTCGGCAGGCAGCTGTCGATGGGCTCGCCCAACCCGTGGCTGGTCGGAGGAGTGACCTTCTGGCTCGCCAAGATCGACCCCGACCTGGTGAGCCCGGCGATGCGAGCACGGTCGCCGGAGCCGATCGCCCTCGAACTCCGGGGCGATCGTCGCGGTGCGGCAGAGGCCTGGCGCTCACTTGGCTGTCGGTTCGAGTCGGCCGTCCTGGACGGGCTCGGAGACGACCCCGCAGCGCTGCGCCGTGCGTTCACAGAGCTCACCGCGGTCGGCGCCGCAGCGACGCTCGCCCGGCTGCGGCGCCTGGCCCACGCCCGGGGCATTCGCGCCGTTCCTCGCGGAGCGCGCACCGCGACGGCCGCCGACCCGGATGGTCTCACTCCGCGTCAGCTCGATGTGCTCGCCCTCCTCGGCGAGCGACTCACCGACGCCCAGATCGCGCGCCGTCTCACGATCTCGGAGAAGACCGCCGGCCACCACGTGTCGGCGATACTGGCGCGACTGGGCGTGGGCGACAGGCACGAGGCAGGCGCCCACGCCCGCGCGCGGACGGCCGCGACCCCCAGCGCCACGGGTCACCCGCGCGATCCCGTCAGCTGA